In Equus przewalskii isolate Varuska chromosome 22, EquPr2, whole genome shotgun sequence, the following proteins share a genomic window:
- the SPINK4 gene encoding serine protease inhibitor Kazal-type 4 gives MAVRLWVVVLTLAALLVVDRQVPASAGKPIFSRMGTGGTEPPPAISIGVLAISLAEPSTTYSAPCDHVAESLDCPQTSSLVYGTDQVTYDNDCQLCLTRM, from the exons ATGGCCGTCCGCCTGTGGGTGGTCGTCTTGACCTTGGCTGCCCTCCTCGTGGTGGACAGAC AAGTGCCAGCGTCGGCAGGAAAGCCCATTTTCTCAAGAATG GGGACAGGAGGCACAGAGCCACCTCCAGCCATCAGCATCGGCGTCTTGGCCATCAGCCTGGCAGAGCCCAGCACCACTTACTCTGC cccATGTGACCACGTGGCAGAGTCTCTAGACTGTCCCCAGACATCCAGCCTGGTCTACGGCACTGACCAGGTCACGTATGACAATGACTGCCAGCTCTGCTTGACCCGGATGTAA
- the BAG1 gene encoding BAG family molecular chaperone regulator 1, whose amino-acid sequence MAAAGLSVTVTHSNEKHDLHVTPQEGCSEPIVQDLAQVVEEATGVPLPFQKLIFKGKSLKEMETPLSALGIQNGCRVMLIGKKNSPEEEVELKKLKDLERSVEKIADQLEELNKELTGIQQGFLAKDLQAEALCRLDRKVKATIEQFMKILEEIDTLILPENFKDSRLKRKGLVKRVQAFLAECDTVEQNICQETERLQSTNLALAE is encoded by the exons ATGGCGGCAGCCGGGCTCAGCGTGACCGTCACCCACA gcaATGAGAAGCATGACCTACATGTTACCCCACAAGAGGGCTGTAGCGAACCAATTGTTCAAGACCTGGCCCAGGTTGTGGAAGAGGCCACAGGGGTCCCGCTGCCTTTTCAAAAACTCATATTTAAGG GAAaatctctgaaagaaatggagacGCCGTTGTCAGCACTTGGAATACAAAATGGTTGCCGGGTTATGTTAATTGGGAAAAAG AACAGTCCAGAGGAAGAGGTTGAACTAAAGAAGTTGAAAGATCTGGAGAGGTCTGTGGAGAAGATAGCTGACCAGCTGGAAGAGTTGAACAAGGAGCTTACCGGAATCCAGCAG GGTTTTCTGGCTAAGGATTTGCAAGCTGAAGCTCTCTGCAGACTTGATAGGAAAGTAAAAGCCACAATTGAGCAGTTTATGAAGATCTTGGAGGAGATTGACACACTG ATTCTGccagaaaatttcaaagacagTAGACTGAAAAGGAAGGGCCTAGTGAAGAGGGTTCAG GCATTCCTCGCTGAGTGTGACACGGTGGAGCAGAACATCTGCCAGGAGACGGAGCGGCTGCAGTCCACAAACTTGGCCCTGGCCGAGTGA